In Bradysia coprophila strain Holo2 unplaced genomic scaffold, BU_Bcop_v1 contig_350, whole genome shotgun sequence, a genomic segment contains:
- the LOC119080599 gene encoding serine/threonine-protein kinase N isoform X3 has translation MADSYYQGDYIKHPVLYELSHKYGFPDNFPESSLPNRLEEIKEVIRREIRKELKIKEGAEKLREVATDRRSLNDVASIVKKSNNKIAELKSELSELESQILLTQGNSVSNGQDIPQSQLQPSSGNDTTPNDKLLTSLEKQLSIETKVKNGAENMIETIGHHGRDKKLLVEAQQMLADSKAKIEFLRLRIIKVRQNRQLKQATEENGDGKQRMETTLEERVEELLHRLRIEAAVVAGAKNVIRILQNNKVPDKKQLQAAQVRLSESSKKLDLLRYSLDIRRHELPPDSAAAQQLKHELQNVQASSPVPVAYTSLQPFQRVGMEGKPYHSISSLGRCAAVTGKLEVRLMGCQALLEEVPGRSRRDKDNNSSPGDLRSFVKGVTSRSSSKSYSVKDETSLEIMAVIKLDNITVAQTSWKPCSQQAWDQRFSIDLDRSRELEIGIYWRDWRSLCAVCFLRLEDFIDDIRHGMALQLEPQGLLFAEIKFLNPMISRKPKLQRQRMIFNKAQVKNIPRAKQMNINIATWGRLLKQKQQTNKSLETGVPTPTSPNIDGFTSAGQPLQLVFDTSSDDFETVVAPGENPDINVIGLSGARPLGMQGVSTLPPDSPVANNQQSPNNNVVLPPKPLNLQPTSFRQKKPPMPSPPQTSRMDPELQSALREFDFLHHVDRTSSSTASNRGSTTPTTEPMHQQRPHIRISPDTYHRPLLSMPPVILMGPSGNNGSMPVSPIVEMPPSPAPSEMMFVEFPEDDYVEVVQTFDNISINKNSQYVPPSPIIQQPVTPQYYSHQQPPPLHPYTSSSSSQLPQSSIHQQQQQQQQASVPRSQSNHQLEIAQAAAAAASRRQQVSRGLQFKENSIEVRKPSSAGLSVDSFRLLSVLGRGHFGKVILSQYKNTDEYFAIKALKKGDIIARDEVESLLSEKRIFEVANTMRHPFLVNLFACFQTELHVCFVMEYAAGGDLMMHIHTDVFTEPRAVFYAACVVLGLQYLHESKIIYRDLKLDNLLLDTEGYVKIADFGLCKEGMGFGDRTGTFCGTPEFLAPEVLTETSYTRAVDWWGLGVLIFEMLVGESPFPGDDEEEVFDSIVNDEVRYPRFLSLEAIAIMRRLLRKNPERRLGSSERDAEDVKKQAFFRHIAFDDLLLRKVKPPFVPTIRHMEDVSNFDEEFTSEKPQLTPPKEPRHLTTEEQNYFKDFTYMADWC, from the exons GGCGATTACATCAAACATCCAGTATTGTATGAGTTGAGTCACAAATATGGATTTCCTGATAACTTTCCGGAGAGTTCACTTCCAAATCGTTTGGAGGAAATCAAAGAAGTTATTCGCCGTGAAATAAGGAAGGAATTAAAG ATCAAAGAAGGAGCTGAAAAATTACGAGAAGTTGCGACAGATCGACGTTCACTCAATGACGTTGCATCCATTGTTAAGAAAAGCAATAACAAAATAGCTGAATTAAAATCTGAACTAAGTGAATTGGAAAGCCAAATTTTATTGACCCAGGGAAACAGTGTCAGCAACGGTCAAG ACATACCACAATCGCAACTTCAACCATCAAGTGGTAACGATACCACTCCAAACGACAAATTGCTCACATCACTTGAAAAACAGCTCAGCATCGAGACGAAAGTCAAAAATGGCGCCGAAAATATGATCGAAACGATCGGTCATCATGGGCGTGATAAAAAATTACTGGTCGAAGCTCAACAAATGTTGGCCGACTCAAAAGCCAAAATTGAATTCCTTCGATTGCGTATAATAAAAGTGAGACAGAATCGCCAATTGAAGCAGGCAACGGAAGAGAATGGCGACGGAAAGCAACGCATGGAAACTACACTGGAAGAACGCGTCGAAGAGTTGCTGCATCGTTTGCGTATTGAAGCGGCCGTTGTTGCAGGTGCCAAAAATGTGATTAGAATTTTGCAGAACAACAAAGTGCCGGATAAAAAGCAATTGCAGGCG GCCCAAGTGCGACTGTCCGAGTCATCGAAGAAATTAGATCTACTCCGTTACTCGTTGGACATTCGCCGGCATGAATTGCCACCAGATTCGGCAGCCGCCCAGCAACTCAAACACGAACTTCAAAATGTGCAAGCGTCGAGTCCGGTTCCCGTTGCATACACATCACTTCAACCATTTCAACGCGTTGGCATGGAAGGTAAACCCTACCACAGTATATCGTCACTGGGCCGATGCGCTGCTGTTACCGGTAAACTAGAAGTAAGACTAATGGGCTGTCAAGCACTACTTGAAGAAGTACCTGGACGATCGCGACGAGACAAAGACAACAATTCCAGTCCGGGTGATCTACGCAGTTTTGTCAAAGGCGTTACAA GTCGCAGCTCATCAAAAAGCTATAGTGTTAAGGATGAGACGTCATTAGAAATTATGGCTGTCATCAAATTAGATAATATAACAGTGGCTCAAACATCATGGAAACCGTGCTCACAACAGGCATGGGATCAACGTTTCTCAATCGATCTAGACCGATCCCGCGAATTAGAAATTGGAATTTACTGGCGCGATTGGAGATCATTGTGTGCCGTATGCTTTTTACGTTTAGAAGATTTTATCGATGACATACGACACGGTATGGCATTGCAATTGGAGCCGCAAGGATTACTGTTTgctgaaatcaaatttttaaatccaATGATCTCAAGAAAGCCAAAACTACAGCGACAACGCATGATATTCAATAAAGCACAA gtcAAAAATATCCCACGTGCTAAGCAAATGAACATTAACATCGCGACCTGGGGTCGTCTACTGAAACAAAAGCAACAAACGAATAAAAGTCTGGAAACCGGCGTTCCAACACCAACCTCACCAAATATTGATGGATTCACGTCAGCCGGTCAACCACTTCAGCTTGTCTTCGATACGTCATCCGACGATTTTGAAACCGTGGTGGCGCCTGGCGAGAACCCAGACATCAATGTTATCGGTTTGAGTGGCGCTCGTCCATTAG GAATGCAAGGTGTTAGTACCCTTCCACCGGATAGTCCTGTAGCGAACAACCAACAGAGTCCAAATAATAATGTTGTTTTACCGCCAAAGCCGTTAAATTTACAGCCAACTAGTTTCCGCCAGAAAAAGCCACCGATGCCTTCACCGCCGCAGACTAGTCGGATGGACCCtgaa CTGCAGAGCGCATTAAGAGAATTCGATTTTCTCCATCACGTTGATCGTACATCGTCATCGACGGCATCGAATCGTGGCTCTACAACGCCGACTACCGAACCGATGCACCAACAGCGACCGCATATTCGCATATCGCCGGATACGTACCATCGTCCGTTATTGTCGATGCCACCGGTTATTCTGATGGGACCCAGTGGCAATAATGGATCAATGCCGGTTAGTCCGATTGTGGAAATGCCACCATCGCCAGCGCCCAGCGAAATGATGTTTGTTGAATTTCCCGAAGATGATTACGTCGAG GTTGTCCAAACATTCGATAACATATCGATTAACAAAAATTCGCAATACGTGCCGCCATCGCCGATCATTCAACAGCCTGTTACCCCGCAATATTATTCACATCAACAGCCACCACCGTTGCATCCGTACACATCTTCGTCATCATCACAATTGCCACAGTCATCCATTCatcaacaacagcagcagcaacaacaagcATCTGTTCCACGTTCTCAGTCAAACCATCAACTAGAAATTGCTCAGGCAGCAGCGGCGGCAGCATCGAGACGTCAACAAGTCTCACGTGGTTTACAATTCAAAGAGAACTCGATCGAAGTTCGTAAACCCTCATCAGCTGGATTGTCGGTGGACAGCTTTAGGCTGTTGAGTGTGTTGGGTCGAGGTCATTTTGGCAAAGTTATTTTGTCGCAGTATAAGAACACTG ATgaatattttgctataaaggCGTTGAAGAAAGGCGACATCATCGCCAGAGATGAGGTGGAATCATTGCTGAGTGAAAAGCGAATCTTTGAAGTGGCTAATACAATGAGACATCCGTTCCTTGTCAATTTGTTCGCATGCTTCCAAACAGAG ttGCACGTTTGCTTCGTCATGGAATATGCTGCAGGTGGTGACTTAATGATGCACATCCACACCGACGTGTTTACGGAGCCGAGAGCCGTATTTTATGCAGCTTGCGTTGTCTTAGGTCTTCAATATTTACACGAAAGCAAAATCATTTACCGAGATTTGAAGCTGGACAATTTGCTGTTGGACACTGAGGGCTATGTGAAAATCGCTGATTTTGGTCTGTGCAAAGAAGGCATGGGCTTCGGTGATAGAACAGGCACTTTTTGCGGCACGCCAGAATTTCTGGCTCCGGAAGTTTTGACTGAAACGTCATATACGCGAGCTGTGGATTGGTGGGGCTTGGGCGTATTAATATTTGAAATGTTGGTTGGAGAG TCGCCGTTCCCTGGTGACGACGAAGAGGAGGTGTTTGATTCGATTGTCAACGATGAAGTTCGTTACCCTAGGTTTTTGTCTTTGGAAGCGATTGCTATTATGAGAAGG TTATTACGAAAAAATCCCGAAAGACGATTGGGCTCATCCGAACGAGATGCCGAAGATGTGAAAAAGCAAGCGTTCTTCCGTCATATCGCATTCGACGATCTGCTATTACGTAAAGTGAAACCACCATTTGTTCCGACAATT CGACACATGGAGGATGTGTCCAATTTCGATGAAGAATTCACATCCGAAAAGCCACAATTAACACCGCCAAAGGAACCGCGTCATTTAACAACGGAAGAACAAAATTACTTTAAGGATTTCACTTATATGGCTGATTGGTGTTGA
- the LOC119080599 gene encoding serine/threonine-protein kinase N isoform X2 produces MNMVFLKDFTTKLKGYFNGDYIKHPVLYELSHKYGFPDNFPESSLPNRLEEIKEVIRREIRKELKIKEGAEKLREVATDRRSLNDVASIVKKSNNKIAELKSELSELESQILLTQGNSVSNGQDIPQSQLQPSSGNDTTPNDKLLTSLEKQLSIETKVKNGAENMIETIGHHGRDKKLLVEAQQMLADSKAKIEFLRLRIIKVRQNRQLKQATEENGDGKQRMETTLEERVEELLHRLRIEAAVVAGAKNVIRILQNNKVPDKKQLQAAQVRLSESSKKLDLLRYSLDIRRHELPPDSAAAQQLKHELQNVQASSPVPVAYTSLQPFQRVGMEGKPYHSISSLGRCAAVTGKLEVRLMGCQALLEEVPGRSRRDKDNNSSPGDLRSFVKGVTSRSSSKSYSVKDETSLEIMAVIKLDNITVAQTSWKPCSQQAWDQRFSIDLDRSRELEIGIYWRDWRSLCAVCFLRLEDFIDDIRHGMALQLEPQGLLFAEIKFLNPMISRKPKLQRQRMIFNKAQVKNIPRAKQMNINIATWGRLLKQKQQTNKSLETGVPTPTSPNIDGFTSAGQPLQLVFDTSSDDFETVVAPGENPDINVIGLSGARPLGMQGVSTLPPDSPVANNQQSPNNNVVLPPKPLNLQPTSFRQKKPPMPSPPQTSRMDPELQSALREFDFLHHVDRTSSSTASNRGSTTPTTEPMHQQRPHIRISPDTYHRPLLSMPPVILMGPSGNNGSMPVSPIVEMPPSPAPSEMMFVEFPEDDYVEVVQTFDNISINKNSQYVPPSPIIQQPVTPQYYSHQQPPPLHPYTSSSSSQLPQSSIHQQQQQQQQASVPRSQSNHQLEIAQAAAAAASRRQQVSRGLQFKENSIEVRKPSSAGLSVDSFRLLSVLGRGHFGKVILSQYKNTDEYFAIKALKKGDIIARDEVESLLSEKRIFEVANTMRHPFLVNLFACFQTELHVCFVMEYAAGGDLMMHIHTDVFTEPRAVFYAACVVLGLQYLHESKIIYRDLKLDNLLLDTEGYVKIADFGLCKEGMGFGDRTGTFCGTPEFLAPEVLTETSYTRAVDWWGLGVLIFEMLVGESPFPGDDEEEVFDSIVNDEVRYPRFLSLEAIAIMRRLLRKNPERRLGSSERDAEDVKKQAFFRHIAFDDLLLRKVKPPFVPTIRHMEDVSNFDEEFTSEKPQLTPPKEPRHLTTEEQNYFKDFTYMADWC; encoded by the exons GGCGATTACATCAAACATCCAGTATTGTATGAGTTGAGTCACAAATATGGATTTCCTGATAACTTTCCGGAGAGTTCACTTCCAAATCGTTTGGAGGAAATCAAAGAAGTTATTCGCCGTGAAATAAGGAAGGAATTAAAG ATCAAAGAAGGAGCTGAAAAATTACGAGAAGTTGCGACAGATCGACGTTCACTCAATGACGTTGCATCCATTGTTAAGAAAAGCAATAACAAAATAGCTGAATTAAAATCTGAACTAAGTGAATTGGAAAGCCAAATTTTATTGACCCAGGGAAACAGTGTCAGCAACGGTCAAG ACATACCACAATCGCAACTTCAACCATCAAGTGGTAACGATACCACTCCAAACGACAAATTGCTCACATCACTTGAAAAACAGCTCAGCATCGAGACGAAAGTCAAAAATGGCGCCGAAAATATGATCGAAACGATCGGTCATCATGGGCGTGATAAAAAATTACTGGTCGAAGCTCAACAAATGTTGGCCGACTCAAAAGCCAAAATTGAATTCCTTCGATTGCGTATAATAAAAGTGAGACAGAATCGCCAATTGAAGCAGGCAACGGAAGAGAATGGCGACGGAAAGCAACGCATGGAAACTACACTGGAAGAACGCGTCGAAGAGTTGCTGCATCGTTTGCGTATTGAAGCGGCCGTTGTTGCAGGTGCCAAAAATGTGATTAGAATTTTGCAGAACAACAAAGTGCCGGATAAAAAGCAATTGCAGGCG GCCCAAGTGCGACTGTCCGAGTCATCGAAGAAATTAGATCTACTCCGTTACTCGTTGGACATTCGCCGGCATGAATTGCCACCAGATTCGGCAGCCGCCCAGCAACTCAAACACGAACTTCAAAATGTGCAAGCGTCGAGTCCGGTTCCCGTTGCATACACATCACTTCAACCATTTCAACGCGTTGGCATGGAAGGTAAACCCTACCACAGTATATCGTCACTGGGCCGATGCGCTGCTGTTACCGGTAAACTAGAAGTAAGACTAATGGGCTGTCAAGCACTACTTGAAGAAGTACCTGGACGATCGCGACGAGACAAAGACAACAATTCCAGTCCGGGTGATCTACGCAGTTTTGTCAAAGGCGTTACAA GTCGCAGCTCATCAAAAAGCTATAGTGTTAAGGATGAGACGTCATTAGAAATTATGGCTGTCATCAAATTAGATAATATAACAGTGGCTCAAACATCATGGAAACCGTGCTCACAACAGGCATGGGATCAACGTTTCTCAATCGATCTAGACCGATCCCGCGAATTAGAAATTGGAATTTACTGGCGCGATTGGAGATCATTGTGTGCCGTATGCTTTTTACGTTTAGAAGATTTTATCGATGACATACGACACGGTATGGCATTGCAATTGGAGCCGCAAGGATTACTGTTTgctgaaatcaaatttttaaatccaATGATCTCAAGAAAGCCAAAACTACAGCGACAACGCATGATATTCAATAAAGCACAA gtcAAAAATATCCCACGTGCTAAGCAAATGAACATTAACATCGCGACCTGGGGTCGTCTACTGAAACAAAAGCAACAAACGAATAAAAGTCTGGAAACCGGCGTTCCAACACCAACCTCACCAAATATTGATGGATTCACGTCAGCCGGTCAACCACTTCAGCTTGTCTTCGATACGTCATCCGACGATTTTGAAACCGTGGTGGCGCCTGGCGAGAACCCAGACATCAATGTTATCGGTTTGAGTGGCGCTCGTCCATTAG GAATGCAAGGTGTTAGTACCCTTCCACCGGATAGTCCTGTAGCGAACAACCAACAGAGTCCAAATAATAATGTTGTTTTACCGCCAAAGCCGTTAAATTTACAGCCAACTAGTTTCCGCCAGAAAAAGCCACCGATGCCTTCACCGCCGCAGACTAGTCGGATGGACCCtgaa CTGCAGAGCGCATTAAGAGAATTCGATTTTCTCCATCACGTTGATCGTACATCGTCATCGACGGCATCGAATCGTGGCTCTACAACGCCGACTACCGAACCGATGCACCAACAGCGACCGCATATTCGCATATCGCCGGATACGTACCATCGTCCGTTATTGTCGATGCCACCGGTTATTCTGATGGGACCCAGTGGCAATAATGGATCAATGCCGGTTAGTCCGATTGTGGAAATGCCACCATCGCCAGCGCCCAGCGAAATGATGTTTGTTGAATTTCCCGAAGATGATTACGTCGAG GTTGTCCAAACATTCGATAACATATCGATTAACAAAAATTCGCAATACGTGCCGCCATCGCCGATCATTCAACAGCCTGTTACCCCGCAATATTATTCACATCAACAGCCACCACCGTTGCATCCGTACACATCTTCGTCATCATCACAATTGCCACAGTCATCCATTCatcaacaacagcagcagcaacaacaagcATCTGTTCCACGTTCTCAGTCAAACCATCAACTAGAAATTGCTCAGGCAGCAGCGGCGGCAGCATCGAGACGTCAACAAGTCTCACGTGGTTTACAATTCAAAGAGAACTCGATCGAAGTTCGTAAACCCTCATCAGCTGGATTGTCGGTGGACAGCTTTAGGCTGTTGAGTGTGTTGGGTCGAGGTCATTTTGGCAAAGTTATTTTGTCGCAGTATAAGAACACTG ATgaatattttgctataaaggCGTTGAAGAAAGGCGACATCATCGCCAGAGATGAGGTGGAATCATTGCTGAGTGAAAAGCGAATCTTTGAAGTGGCTAATACAATGAGACATCCGTTCCTTGTCAATTTGTTCGCATGCTTCCAAACAGAG ttGCACGTTTGCTTCGTCATGGAATATGCTGCAGGTGGTGACTTAATGATGCACATCCACACCGACGTGTTTACGGAGCCGAGAGCCGTATTTTATGCAGCTTGCGTTGTCTTAGGTCTTCAATATTTACACGAAAGCAAAATCATTTACCGAGATTTGAAGCTGGACAATTTGCTGTTGGACACTGAGGGCTATGTGAAAATCGCTGATTTTGGTCTGTGCAAAGAAGGCATGGGCTTCGGTGATAGAACAGGCACTTTTTGCGGCACGCCAGAATTTCTGGCTCCGGAAGTTTTGACTGAAACGTCATATACGCGAGCTGTGGATTGGTGGGGCTTGGGCGTATTAATATTTGAAATGTTGGTTGGAGAG TCGCCGTTCCCTGGTGACGACGAAGAGGAGGTGTTTGATTCGATTGTCAACGATGAAGTTCGTTACCCTAGGTTTTTGTCTTTGGAAGCGATTGCTATTATGAGAAGG TTATTACGAAAAAATCCCGAAAGACGATTGGGCTCATCCGAACGAGATGCCGAAGATGTGAAAAAGCAAGCGTTCTTCCGTCATATCGCATTCGACGATCTGCTATTACGTAAAGTGAAACCACCATTTGTTCCGACAATT CGACACATGGAGGATGTGTCCAATTTCGATGAAGAATTCACATCCGAAAAGCCACAATTAACACCGCCAAAGGAACCGCGTCATTTAACAACGGAAGAACAAAATTACTTTAAGGATTTCACTTATATGGCTGATTGGTGTTGA
- the LOC119080599 gene encoding serine/threonine-protein kinase N isoform X1: MEYRIQRRRSYKNLLLKCVQAANKGDYIKHPVLYELSHKYGFPDNFPESSLPNRLEEIKEVIRREIRKELKIKEGAEKLREVATDRRSLNDVASIVKKSNNKIAELKSELSELESQILLTQGNSVSNGQDIPQSQLQPSSGNDTTPNDKLLTSLEKQLSIETKVKNGAENMIETIGHHGRDKKLLVEAQQMLADSKAKIEFLRLRIIKVRQNRQLKQATEENGDGKQRMETTLEERVEELLHRLRIEAAVVAGAKNVIRILQNNKVPDKKQLQAAQVRLSESSKKLDLLRYSLDIRRHELPPDSAAAQQLKHELQNVQASSPVPVAYTSLQPFQRVGMEGKPYHSISSLGRCAAVTGKLEVRLMGCQALLEEVPGRSRRDKDNNSSPGDLRSFVKGVTSRSSSKSYSVKDETSLEIMAVIKLDNITVAQTSWKPCSQQAWDQRFSIDLDRSRELEIGIYWRDWRSLCAVCFLRLEDFIDDIRHGMALQLEPQGLLFAEIKFLNPMISRKPKLQRQRMIFNKAQVKNIPRAKQMNINIATWGRLLKQKQQTNKSLETGVPTPTSPNIDGFTSAGQPLQLVFDTSSDDFETVVAPGENPDINVIGLSGARPLGMQGVSTLPPDSPVANNQQSPNNNVVLPPKPLNLQPTSFRQKKPPMPSPPQTSRMDPELQSALREFDFLHHVDRTSSSTASNRGSTTPTTEPMHQQRPHIRISPDTYHRPLLSMPPVILMGPSGNNGSMPVSPIVEMPPSPAPSEMMFVEFPEDDYVEVVQTFDNISINKNSQYVPPSPIIQQPVTPQYYSHQQPPPLHPYTSSSSSQLPQSSIHQQQQQQQQASVPRSQSNHQLEIAQAAAAAASRRQQVSRGLQFKENSIEVRKPSSAGLSVDSFRLLSVLGRGHFGKVILSQYKNTDEYFAIKALKKGDIIARDEVESLLSEKRIFEVANTMRHPFLVNLFACFQTELHVCFVMEYAAGGDLMMHIHTDVFTEPRAVFYAACVVLGLQYLHESKIIYRDLKLDNLLLDTEGYVKIADFGLCKEGMGFGDRTGTFCGTPEFLAPEVLTETSYTRAVDWWGLGVLIFEMLVGESPFPGDDEEEVFDSIVNDEVRYPRFLSLEAIAIMRRLLRKNPERRLGSSERDAEDVKKQAFFRHIAFDDLLLRKVKPPFVPTIRHMEDVSNFDEEFTSEKPQLTPPKEPRHLTTEEQNYFKDFTYMADWC, translated from the exons ATGGAATACAGAATCCAGAGACGGAGAAGCTATAAAAACTTGCTACTGAAATGTGTTCAAGCTGCCAATAAG GGCGATTACATCAAACATCCAGTATTGTATGAGTTGAGTCACAAATATGGATTTCCTGATAACTTTCCGGAGAGTTCACTTCCAAATCGTTTGGAGGAAATCAAAGAAGTTATTCGCCGTGAAATAAGGAAGGAATTAAAG ATCAAAGAAGGAGCTGAAAAATTACGAGAAGTTGCGACAGATCGACGTTCACTCAATGACGTTGCATCCATTGTTAAGAAAAGCAATAACAAAATAGCTGAATTAAAATCTGAACTAAGTGAATTGGAAAGCCAAATTTTATTGACCCAGGGAAACAGTGTCAGCAACGGTCAAG ACATACCACAATCGCAACTTCAACCATCAAGTGGTAACGATACCACTCCAAACGACAAATTGCTCACATCACTTGAAAAACAGCTCAGCATCGAGACGAAAGTCAAAAATGGCGCCGAAAATATGATCGAAACGATCGGTCATCATGGGCGTGATAAAAAATTACTGGTCGAAGCTCAACAAATGTTGGCCGACTCAAAAGCCAAAATTGAATTCCTTCGATTGCGTATAATAAAAGTGAGACAGAATCGCCAATTGAAGCAGGCAACGGAAGAGAATGGCGACGGAAAGCAACGCATGGAAACTACACTGGAAGAACGCGTCGAAGAGTTGCTGCATCGTTTGCGTATTGAAGCGGCCGTTGTTGCAGGTGCCAAAAATGTGATTAGAATTTTGCAGAACAACAAAGTGCCGGATAAAAAGCAATTGCAGGCG GCCCAAGTGCGACTGTCCGAGTCATCGAAGAAATTAGATCTACTCCGTTACTCGTTGGACATTCGCCGGCATGAATTGCCACCAGATTCGGCAGCCGCCCAGCAACTCAAACACGAACTTCAAAATGTGCAAGCGTCGAGTCCGGTTCCCGTTGCATACACATCACTTCAACCATTTCAACGCGTTGGCATGGAAGGTAAACCCTACCACAGTATATCGTCACTGGGCCGATGCGCTGCTGTTACCGGTAAACTAGAAGTAAGACTAATGGGCTGTCAAGCACTACTTGAAGAAGTACCTGGACGATCGCGACGAGACAAAGACAACAATTCCAGTCCGGGTGATCTACGCAGTTTTGTCAAAGGCGTTACAA GTCGCAGCTCATCAAAAAGCTATAGTGTTAAGGATGAGACGTCATTAGAAATTATGGCTGTCATCAAATTAGATAATATAACAGTGGCTCAAACATCATGGAAACCGTGCTCACAACAGGCATGGGATCAACGTTTCTCAATCGATCTAGACCGATCCCGCGAATTAGAAATTGGAATTTACTGGCGCGATTGGAGATCATTGTGTGCCGTATGCTTTTTACGTTTAGAAGATTTTATCGATGACATACGACACGGTATGGCATTGCAATTGGAGCCGCAAGGATTACTGTTTgctgaaatcaaatttttaaatccaATGATCTCAAGAAAGCCAAAACTACAGCGACAACGCATGATATTCAATAAAGCACAA gtcAAAAATATCCCACGTGCTAAGCAAATGAACATTAACATCGCGACCTGGGGTCGTCTACTGAAACAAAAGCAACAAACGAATAAAAGTCTGGAAACCGGCGTTCCAACACCAACCTCACCAAATATTGATGGATTCACGTCAGCCGGTCAACCACTTCAGCTTGTCTTCGATACGTCATCCGACGATTTTGAAACCGTGGTGGCGCCTGGCGAGAACCCAGACATCAATGTTATCGGTTTGAGTGGCGCTCGTCCATTAG GAATGCAAGGTGTTAGTACCCTTCCACCGGATAGTCCTGTAGCGAACAACCAACAGAGTCCAAATAATAATGTTGTTTTACCGCCAAAGCCGTTAAATTTACAGCCAACTAGTTTCCGCCAGAAAAAGCCACCGATGCCTTCACCGCCGCAGACTAGTCGGATGGACCCtgaa CTGCAGAGCGCATTAAGAGAATTCGATTTTCTCCATCACGTTGATCGTACATCGTCATCGACGGCATCGAATCGTGGCTCTACAACGCCGACTACCGAACCGATGCACCAACAGCGACCGCATATTCGCATATCGCCGGATACGTACCATCGTCCGTTATTGTCGATGCCACCGGTTATTCTGATGGGACCCAGTGGCAATAATGGATCAATGCCGGTTAGTCCGATTGTGGAAATGCCACCATCGCCAGCGCCCAGCGAAATGATGTTTGTTGAATTTCCCGAAGATGATTACGTCGAG GTTGTCCAAACATTCGATAACATATCGATTAACAAAAATTCGCAATACGTGCCGCCATCGCCGATCATTCAACAGCCTGTTACCCCGCAATATTATTCACATCAACAGCCACCACCGTTGCATCCGTACACATCTTCGTCATCATCACAATTGCCACAGTCATCCATTCatcaacaacagcagcagcaacaacaagcATCTGTTCCACGTTCTCAGTCAAACCATCAACTAGAAATTGCTCAGGCAGCAGCGGCGGCAGCATCGAGACGTCAACAAGTCTCACGTGGTTTACAATTCAAAGAGAACTCGATCGAAGTTCGTAAACCCTCATCAGCTGGATTGTCGGTGGACAGCTTTAGGCTGTTGAGTGTGTTGGGTCGAGGTCATTTTGGCAAAGTTATTTTGTCGCAGTATAAGAACACTG ATgaatattttgctataaaggCGTTGAAGAAAGGCGACATCATCGCCAGAGATGAGGTGGAATCATTGCTGAGTGAAAAGCGAATCTTTGAAGTGGCTAATACAATGAGACATCCGTTCCTTGTCAATTTGTTCGCATGCTTCCAAACAGAG ttGCACGTTTGCTTCGTCATGGAATATGCTGCAGGTGGTGACTTAATGATGCACATCCACACCGACGTGTTTACGGAGCCGAGAGCCGTATTTTATGCAGCTTGCGTTGTCTTAGGTCTTCAATATTTACACGAAAGCAAAATCATTTACCGAGATTTGAAGCTGGACAATTTGCTGTTGGACACTGAGGGCTATGTGAAAATCGCTGATTTTGGTCTGTGCAAAGAAGGCATGGGCTTCGGTGATAGAACAGGCACTTTTTGCGGCACGCCAGAATTTCTGGCTCCGGAAGTTTTGACTGAAACGTCATATACGCGAGCTGTGGATTGGTGGGGCTTGGGCGTATTAATATTTGAAATGTTGGTTGGAGAG TCGCCGTTCCCTGGTGACGACGAAGAGGAGGTGTTTGATTCGATTGTCAACGATGAAGTTCGTTACCCTAGGTTTTTGTCTTTGGAAGCGATTGCTATTATGAGAAGG TTATTACGAAAAAATCCCGAAAGACGATTGGGCTCATCCGAACGAGATGCCGAAGATGTGAAAAAGCAAGCGTTCTTCCGTCATATCGCATTCGACGATCTGCTATTACGTAAAGTGAAACCACCATTTGTTCCGACAATT CGACACATGGAGGATGTGTCCAATTTCGATGAAGAATTCACATCCGAAAAGCCACAATTAACACCGCCAAAGGAACCGCGTCATTTAACAACGGAAGAACAAAATTACTTTAAGGATTTCACTTATATGGCTGATTGGTGTTGA